Proteins encoded by one window of Rubrobacter indicoceani:
- a CDS encoding YidC/Oxa1 family membrane protein insertase has translation MFDGILAFLRNIFDPLFDALGWLLLTFHNDFGAPWWLSIVMLTICVRTVLLPLTVRQTKSMRAMQVLRPEMDAIREKHKDEPQKMQQEMMKLYQERKVNPLGGCLPVLVQLPIFLVLYYTIREFETLESFRTGGLFWFTDLTQADPYFILPIVYVGTMMAAQEVTLRHTPMQGQQKMIMRFLPVVFGFFLAGFPAGLLVYWIASNIISFVQNVAIYRIYPVVEHPPKPENEPSDEPDAKPAVAAGTPHKKPESVNGSGAPAKKKRRKKKNRR, from the coding sequence ATGTTCGACGGCATACTCGCGTTTTTAAGGAACATCTTCGACCCGCTCTTCGATGCTCTAGGCTGGCTGCTCCTCACCTTCCACAACGACTTCGGCGCGCCCTGGTGGCTCTCCATAGTTATGCTCACCATCTGCGTCAGGACGGTTCTGCTCCCGCTGACCGTTCGCCAGACAAAGAGCATGCGGGCCATGCAGGTGCTTCGTCCCGAGATGGACGCCATCCGCGAAAAGCACAAGGACGAACCGCAGAAGATGCAGCAGGAGATGATGAAGCTTTACCAGGAGCGGAAGGTCAACCCGCTCGGCGGTTGTCTGCCCGTTCTGGTGCAGCTCCCGATCTTCCTTGTTCTGTACTACACCATCCGCGAGTTCGAGACGCTCGAATCATTCAGGACGGGCGGGCTTTTCTGGTTTACCGACCTCACGCAGGCCGACCCGTACTTCATCCTGCCGATCGTCTACGTCGGCACGATGATGGCGGCGCAGGAAGTAACGCTCAGGCACACCCCGATGCAGGGTCAGCAGAAGATGATCATGCGCTTCCTGCCCGTCGTCTTCGGTTTCTTTCTTGCCGGGTTCCCCGCCGGGCTTCTGGTCTACTGGATCGCCTCTAACATTATCTCCTTTGTCCAGAACGTGGCGATCTACCGCATCTACCCCGTCGTCGAACACCCGCCGAAGCCGGAAAACGAACCAAGCGATGAACCGGACGCGAAACCCGCCGTCGCCGCCGGGACGCCCCACAAAAAGCCCGAGAGCGTGAACGGCTCCGGCGCACCGGCGAAAAAGAAGCGCCGCAAGAAAAAGAACCGCCGCTAG
- a CDS encoding TylF/MycF/NovP-related O-methyltransferase, producing the protein MPHYENSVAVRVRALRAYLNVKIEVGRAGPSAPRAVLKPASNDATSLYLDLLERSLLGLIERDGESMGGREFDLGRRLRGRDWPQSAYTMIGQKRLRSIRRCIRTVIREDVPGDLIETGVWRGGASIYAKACLKAFGDEKRNVWVADSFTGLPEPNPEKYPADAGDEHHTYEQLAISLETVRDNFSRFDLLDERVRFLKGWFSETLPTAPIERLAVARLDGDLYESTMDALTALYPKLSPGFLIVDDYGGLAPCREAVEDYRSAHSVTGPVEKIDWTGVLWRKAR; encoded by the coding sequence ATGCCGCACTACGAGAACAGCGTAGCGGTCAGGGTTCGCGCCCTGAGAGCGTATCTGAACGTCAAGATCGAGGTCGGACGGGCGGGGCCGTCGGCTCCGAGGGCGGTCTTGAAGCCCGCATCGAACGACGCGACCTCGCTGTATCTGGATCTGCTGGAACGCTCTCTTCTGGGCCTCATCGAGCGCGACGGTGAATCAATGGGCGGCAGGGAATTCGACCTCGGCAGAAGGCTCAGGGGTCGCGACTGGCCGCAGTCGGCGTACACCATGATCGGTCAGAAACGCCTTCGGAGCATCCGTCGCTGCATCAGAACGGTGATCCGCGAAGACGTACCCGGCGACCTTATCGAGACAGGCGTCTGGCGGGGCGGGGCGTCCATCTACGCAAAAGCCTGCCTCAAAGCCTTTGGAGACGAAAAGCGCAACGTGTGGGTCGCCGACTCCTTCACGGGTCTTCCCGAGCCGAACCCCGAGAAATATCCGGCTGACGCGGGCGACGAACACCACACCTACGAGCAGCTCGCTATCAGCCTTGAAACAGTGAGGGACAACTTCTCTCGCTTCGATCTGCTCGATGAGCGGGTCCGCTTCCTCAAGGGCTGGTTCTCGGAGACCCTGCCGACCGCTCCCATCGAACGCCTCGCCGTAGCCCGGCTCGACGGCGACCTTTACGAATCCACGATGGACGCGCTGACGGCTCTCTACCCGAAGCTCTCACCCGGCTTCCTGATAGTTGACGATTACGGCGGCCTCGCGCCGTGCAGAGAAGCCGTTGAGGACTACCGCTCCGCTCACTCCGTAACCGGGCCCGTCGAGAAGATAGACTGGACCGGAGTTCTGTGGCGCAAGGCCCGGTAA
- a CDS encoding PQQ-dependent sugar dehydrogenase codes for MKNSVLSGLVLAVVLAFMVGGAASGQTTPFRASVLADNLERPWGIDFLPGGDALLTERDTGRLLRVTPEGKMETVQVIPEQGEGEGGLLGLAVSPGYATDGLVYAYVTGATDNRVVRFRLGGAPQPVLTGIPKGRTHNGGRIAFGPDGKLYVGTGDAGDTGLSQNRRSLGGKVLRVNPGGTVPADNPFGNAVWSYGHRNVQGLAWDARGRMYATELGQNAFDEVNRIAKGKNYGWPRVEGKSKNRRFKNPVAVFSPETASPSGAAIYRGDAIPGWNGDLLFAALRGERLWKLDRRADGTIRSRTAFLTGTYGRLRAVEQAPDGSVWLLTTNGSNDKVVRLASG; via the coding sequence GTGAAAAATTCGGTCCTGTCCGGGTTGGTGCTGGCGGTGGTCCTTGCATTTATGGTCGGTGGCGCGGCGAGCGGTCAGACGACCCCGTTTCGGGCTTCGGTCCTGGCGGACAACCTGGAGCGTCCGTGGGGTATTGACTTTCTGCCCGGGGGCGATGCGCTCCTTACGGAGCGGGACACGGGGAGGCTCCTTCGGGTTACGCCGGAAGGCAAGATGGAAACGGTGCAGGTGATACCGGAGCAGGGCGAGGGCGAGGGTGGTCTGCTCGGCCTCGCCGTATCCCCCGGGTACGCGACGGACGGCCTCGTCTACGCCTACGTTACAGGCGCGACGGACAACCGGGTCGTCCGGTTCCGGCTCGGCGGGGCTCCGCAGCCGGTCCTGACCGGAATCCCGAAGGGTAGAACCCACAACGGCGGGAGGATAGCCTTCGGGCCGGACGGCAAGCTCTACGTCGGGACGGGCGACGCCGGGGACACGGGCCTCTCCCAGAACAGACGTTCGCTCGGAGGAAAGGTTCTGCGCGTCAACCCGGGCGGGACGGTCCCCGCCGACAACCCGTTCGGCAACGCCGTCTGGAGCTACGGACACCGCAACGTGCAGGGGCTTGCGTGGGACGCTCGCGGCAGGATGTACGCCACCGAACTCGGACAGAACGCCTTTGACGAGGTCAACCGGATAGCAAAAGGCAAAAACTACGGCTGGCCGAGGGTCGAGGGCAAGAGCAAGAACCGGAGGTTCAAGAACCCCGTGGCCGTCTTCAGCCCCGAGACCGCTTCACCGAGCGGTGCGGCAATCTACCGGGGAGATGCGATCCCGGGCTGGAACGGCGACCTGCTCTTCGCCGCGCTCCGGGGCGAGCGGCTCTGGAAGCTGGACCGCCGGGCCGACGGCACGATACGGAGCCGGACCGCATTTCTCACCGGAACTTACGGAAGGCTCCGCGCCGTCGAGCAGGCCCCCGACGGCTCTGTCTGGCTCCTCACCACCAACGGATCAAACGACAAGGTAGTCCGGCTCGCGTCCGGTTGA
- a CDS encoding NAD-dependent epimerase/dehydratase family protein, whose product MITGGCGFLGTAFIRGLLERGEHAVRVVDNLSVGTRDDLAGVCDFSESDARGPFPEPGSVELVVGDILDEELALQAADGADVVVHFAANTGVAPSVEDPRRDCFANVIGTLNYLEAARHGGVSRFVSASSGAALGEVEPPLSEEKVPHPVSPYGASKMAGEAYCSAYHKTFGVQTVALRFGNVYGPLSGHKNSAVARFIRRAMNGERLEIYGSGSQTRDFVYIEDLVRAVYLAATVPGVGGEVFQIATSAETSVDEMVALLLPALAESGFDDIDVIKTEPRQGDVMRNYADTQKARRLLGWSSEVGLEDGLRRTVSWFTEGPRNT is encoded by the coding sequence GTGATCACGGGCGGCTGCGGCTTTCTCGGGACGGCTTTTATCCGCGGGCTGCTGGAGAGAGGCGAACACGCCGTGCGGGTCGTGGACAACCTCTCGGTCGGGACGCGCGACGACCTCGCCGGGGTCTGTGACTTTTCCGAAAGCGACGCTCGCGGCCCGTTCCCCGAACCCGGCTCCGTCGAGCTTGTCGTGGGGGATATCCTTGACGAGGAACTCGCGCTTCAGGCCGCCGACGGGGCCGACGTTGTAGTCCACTTCGCCGCCAACACCGGGGTCGCGCCGTCGGTCGAAGACCCGCGCCGGGACTGTTTCGCAAACGTTATCGGTACGCTCAACTACCTTGAAGCGGCGAGGCACGGCGGGGTTTCGCGCTTTGTCTCGGCCTCGAGCGGGGCCGCTCTCGGCGAGGTCGAACCGCCTCTCAGCGAGGAGAAAGTCCCCCACCCCGTCTCGCCCTACGGCGCGAGCAAGATGGCGGGAGAGGCTTACTGCTCGGCATACCACAAGACCTTCGGCGTCCAGACCGTCGCCCTGCGCTTCGGGAACGTCTACGGGCCGCTGTCGGGTCACAAAAACAGCGCGGTCGCCAGGTTTATCCGCCGGGCGATGAACGGCGAGCGGCTGGAGATATACGGCTCCGGCTCCCAGACCCGCGACTTCGTCTACATCGAGGATCTCGTCCGGGCGGTGTATCTCGCGGCGACCGTCCCCGGCGTCGGCGGGGAGGTCTTTCAGATCGCAACCAGCGCGGAGACCTCCGTTGACGAGATGGTCGCCCTGCTCCTGCCGGCCCTTGCGGAGTCCGGCTTCGACGATATAGACGTGATAAAGACCGAGCCGCGTCAGGGGGACGTGATGCGAAACTACGCCGATACGCAGAAGGCCCGACGTCTGCTCGGCTGGAGTTCCGAGGTCGGCCTCGAAGACGGGCTGCGCCGGACGGTTTCCTGGTTTACCGAGGGCCCGCGAAACACCTGA
- a CDS encoding lipopolysaccharide biosynthesis protein, producing the protein MGAGSAYVVLAILLSGALTYAFHAFATRALGPEGYGLLALLWSATFLMVQVLWVSGTQTLGRYVSERGARGEDWRPVVSSTLRWQLGLLAAFVLASLLASPLLTGAVFQGNWWLTGAFVLAVAFYAPEYFRRGLFNGHRQFARLGAQIVLESVGRLALGVALVVVGLGVWGPVAAVVLAPLIGVLAVGNRPPEPGGAAGPEFEAGEATRFAAPILVCMAIGQGFASGGVILVSLLGGSPAEVAVFGAALILTRIPQYVLSPAVESLLPHLSGTLASRGRRAFDRLVLRLGALLVLVGVAMVVLSGLFGGWAVRVFTGDAAFSPETVVLVLLAALAALYIFCDFLNQVLFARGLTRLSMLAWLLGVPVAVALLVLPPGEDLLVGVSAALVSGIACVAAAQTGFCLFTKK; encoded by the coding sequence ATGGGGGCGGGGAGCGCGTACGTGGTCCTCGCCATCTTACTCTCCGGCGCTCTGACCTACGCTTTTCACGCTTTTGCTACCCGCGCCCTCGGACCGGAGGGCTACGGGCTGCTCGCGCTGCTCTGGTCGGCGACTTTCCTGATGGTGCAGGTGCTGTGGGTCTCCGGGACGCAGACGCTCGGGCGGTACGTCTCGGAGCGGGGCGCCCGTGGCGAAGACTGGCGACCCGTCGTCTCCTCGACCCTGCGCTGGCAGCTCGGACTGCTGGCGGCCTTTGTACTTGCCTCGCTGCTCGCAAGCCCTCTTCTGACGGGGGCGGTTTTCCAGGGGAACTGGTGGCTGACCGGGGCCTTTGTGCTGGCGGTAGCGTTCTACGCCCCGGAGTATTTCCGCCGGGGGCTGTTCAACGGCCACCGGCAGTTCGCCCGGCTCGGGGCGCAGATAGTCCTTGAGTCCGTCGGACGGCTCGCGCTCGGGGTTGCGCTTGTCGTTGTCGGTCTCGGGGTGTGGGGTCCGGTTGCGGCGGTGGTTCTGGCCCCGCTTATCGGGGTGCTTGCGGTCGGGAACAGGCCGCCGGAGCCGGGGGGGGCTGCGGGGCCGGAGTTCGAAGCCGGGGAGGCCACCCGGTTCGCCGCCCCGATCCTCGTGTGCATGGCCATCGGTCAGGGCTTTGCGAGCGGGGGTGTGATCCTGGTAAGCCTTCTCGGCGGCTCGCCCGCCGAGGTCGCGGTCTTCGGGGCGGCCCTGATCCTCACCCGCATCCCGCAGTACGTTCTTTCGCCGGCGGTAGAGAGCCTGCTGCCGCACCTGAGCGGAACCCTTGCTTCACGGGGCCGCCGGGCCTTTGACCGCCTCGTCCTTCGGCTGGGCGCGCTGCTCGTTCTGGTCGGGGTGGCGATGGTCGTGCTGAGCGGCCTCTTCGGCGGCTGGGCGGTGAGGGTCTTTACCGGGGACGCGGCCTTCTCGCCGGAGACGGTCGTGCTGGTTCTGCTCGCCGCGCTTGCGGCTCTCTACATATTCTGCGATTTCCTTAACCAGGTTCTTTTCGCTCGCGGCCTGACCCGGCTCTCGATGCTGGCCTGGCTTCTCGGTGTACCGGTCGCTGTGGCGCTGCTCGTCCTGCCGCCGGGGGAGGACCTCCTCGTCGGTGTCTCCGCTGCGCTGGTCTCGGGCATCGCCTGCGTGGCCGCCGCACAGACCGGGTTCTGCCTCTTTACAAAGAAGTGA
- a CDS encoding DUF2304 family protein, with protein sequence MGLEHVRLAGIVVAGLFAAYGFYKYRSGGWRRLDLLIALAISLAVAVVSIVPRIGDVFLNLFDLENRAFGLLVASTLVLFALFLYLLNQVRENSLRTGKLVGAIAVRQYREDFYNAEKDGRKKLFVIVPAYNEAGSLRQVLATLPEEVSGHRVDVVVVDDGSSDGTEEVARGAGYPVAVHIMNRGQGDALRTGFEIAALERADIVVNFDADGQYRADELDRLMQPIIDDEADYVHGSRFMGYYEEAGSVRHAGVVFFSWLISILSGQRITDCTNGFRAIRGSLVGKMELREKSFSATELILEGLRNGMRLKEVPVSMDRRMEGESKKPKRLRYPLGVLRVMIQTWLR encoded by the coding sequence ATGGGTCTGGAGCACGTCAGGTTGGCGGGCATCGTGGTTGCGGGGCTTTTCGCGGCCTACGGTTTCTACAAGTACCGGAGCGGCGGCTGGAGAAGGCTGGATCTCCTGATCGCCCTCGCCATCTCCCTGGCGGTCGCCGTCGTCTCTATTGTGCCGCGCATCGGGGACGTGTTCCTGAACCTCTTCGACCTCGAGAACCGGGCCTTCGGCCTGCTCGTCGCCTCGACCCTTGTGTTGTTTGCCCTCTTTCTCTACCTGCTCAACCAGGTCCGGGAGAACAGCCTGAGAACCGGAAAGCTCGTCGGGGCGATAGCCGTCCGGCAGTACCGGGAGGACTTCTACAACGCGGAAAAGGACGGACGCAAGAAACTCTTCGTTATAGTCCCGGCCTACAACGAGGCCGGTTCTCTGAGGCAGGTGCTCGCAACGCTCCCGGAGGAGGTCTCCGGGCACCGGGTGGACGTGGTGGTGGTGGACGACGGCTCCTCGGACGGTACGGAGGAGGTCGCGCGGGGGGCGGGATACCCGGTCGCGGTGCACATCATGAACCGGGGACAGGGCGACGCCTTGAGAACCGGCTTTGAGATAGCGGCGCTGGAGCGGGCCGACATCGTGGTCAACTTCGACGCCGACGGACAGTACCGGGCCGACGAGCTGGATCGGCTCATGCAGCCGATAATAGACGACGAGGCCGACTACGTTCACGGCTCGCGGTTTATGGGCTACTACGAGGAGGCCGGGAGCGTCCGCCACGCGGGGGTCGTATTTTTCTCATGGCTTATCTCCATTCTGAGCGGGCAGAGGATAACGGACTGCACCAACGGCTTCCGGGCGATTCGGGGGTCGCTCGTAGGCAAGATGGAGCTGCGCGAGAAGAGCTTCAGCGCAACGGAGCTTATCCTTGAAGGGCTTCGCAACGGTATGCGCCTGAAGGAGGTTCCGGTTTCGATGGATCGCCGGATGGAAGGCGAGAGCAAGAAGCCCAAGCGGCTGCGCTACCCGCTCGGGGTGCTGAGGGTGATGATCCAGACCTGGCTCCGCTAG
- a CDS encoding class I SAM-dependent methyltransferase, protein MKRSVPQKMLDTVTFPLRAVLPFRAGERSRWGLTSRASERLEYAARETVGYTLDVGCGPGNRLVVDYLGGNGFGIDVFDYNGSLSREQVFDDLTTFPFEDARFDSVTLVATLHHIPRSSRDKELSEVYRVLKPGGNVVLTQALPIAEILIHKITRVHARLFGRHYDIDLLRDMHEEEEDHVRDEEIVERLARAGFRDIRRKPFGTQWGTNRAFVGWKR, encoded by the coding sequence TTGAAACGCAGCGTCCCGCAGAAGATGTTGGACACCGTTACCTTCCCCCTCCGGGCGGTGCTGCCGTTCCGGGCCGGGGAGCGGAGCCGCTGGGGTCTGACTTCCCGGGCCTCCGAGCGGCTGGAGTACGCTGCCAGAGAGACGGTCGGGTACACGCTGGACGTGGGTTGCGGTCCGGGCAACCGGCTCGTCGTGGACTACCTCGGCGGCAACGGCTTCGGGATAGACGTCTTTGACTACAACGGGAGCCTGAGCCGGGAGCAGGTCTTCGACGACCTGACGACCTTCCCCTTCGAGGACGCACGCTTCGATTCCGTAACGCTGGTCGCGACGCTGCACCACATACCGCGCTCCAGCCGGGACAAGGAGCTCTCCGAGGTCTACCGGGTACTGAAACCCGGAGGCAACGTCGTTCTAACGCAGGCGCTCCCCATCGCGGAGATACTGATACACAAGATCACCCGCGTTCACGCCAGGCTCTTCGGCAGGCATTACGACATAGACCTTCTGCGCGACATGCACGAGGAAGAGGAAGACCACGTCCGGGACGAGGAGATAGTGGAACGCCTGGCCCGGGCGGGGTTCAGGGATATCCGCCGAAAGCCGTTCGGAACCCAGTGGGGTACAAACCGGGCCTTTGTCGGCTGGAAACGGTAG